A single region of the Glycine max cultivar Williams 82 chromosome 20, Glycine_max_v4.0, whole genome shotgun sequence genome encodes:
- the LOC100785472 gene encoding uncharacterized protein has translation MTSSLVKIQGEQVLTNDFQDLSIKDLGEKGSEAEIHEVGYGGHGGICAICLDKIVLQETALVKGCEHAYCVTCILHWATYREKVTCPQCKHPFEFLNVHRSLDGSIQDYMFEESVCLLLRASWFTPLSVEEHVAHEDVYEDLEDYYQYEDDDDMDEAYYGGSSNLRVIGNRRWGDNGYVRAGRQEARPVHRLNFQDSGASSSSREPKKKEVGKIITGRRAKRAQKREAADKAAEAKHLQHLIRLGRK, from the exons ATGACTTCCTCACTCGTGAAGATCCAAGGTGAACAGGTTCTCACCAACGACTTTCAGGACCTTTCAATCAAAGATCTG GGTGAGAAAGGAAGTGAGGCAGAGATTCACGAGGTGGGGTATGGAGGCCATGGGGGAATCTGTGCTATTTGCTTGGATAAGATAGTGCTGCAGGAAACTGCTCTTGTAAAAGGTTGCGAGCATGCTTACTG TGTAACATGCATCCTTCATTGGGCTACATACCGTGAGAAAGTTACCTGCCCTCAGTGTAAACATCCATTTGAGTTCCTCAATGTCCATCGCTCACTTGATGGCAG CATTCAAGATTACATGTTTGAGGAGAGTGTTTGCCTGCTACTTCGAGCCTCATGGTTCACACCTTTATCTGTTGAAGAACATGTGGCTCATGAAGATGTATATGAAGACCTAGAAGATTATTATCAGTACgaggatgatgatgatatgGATGAAGCTTACTATGGTGGTTCGTCCAATCTTCGCGTTATTGGCAACCGTAGATGGGGAGATAATGGTTATGTCAGGGCTGGACGTCAAGAAGCTCGGCCAGTCCATCGTCTGAACTTCCAGGATTCAGGAGCAAGTTCTTCTTCGCGCGAGCCGAAGAAGAAAGAGGTTGGGAAAATTATCACAGGCAGAAGGGCAAAGAGGGCACAGAAAAGGGAAGCGGctgacaaggcggccgaagcaAAGCATCTGCAGCATTTAATAAGGTTGGGTAGGAAgtga